The Tachysurus vachellii isolate PV-2020 chromosome 23, HZAU_Pvac_v1, whole genome shotgun sequence genome segment TGCAGAGATTACAGTGTAACAACTCTGAGGTAAAAGTCAAAGATATACTGTAGCTTCAAATTCTTCATAAAagctcaaaaaaagaaaaagaaactcttTAATTTCTTCAACAAATATGGGAAAGAATCTTAAATCACACTTCTTTCAGCAAGAAAAATGAGGAAATCTTCAGCTGCAGCTAACCAAAGTCAGCATTATTAACATATTATATGGTAGCTAGCATGACAACTCACATTCATATGCTAATCGCTAGCGCTCTTCCCTACTTTGCCTAAGCTTATTTGCCAACATTTACTGCATTAACTTGTTTTCTTTGCTTAGGATTGATTTCCAGAGTTATCATACCTGAAAAATTCTAGCTAATGGCAAAAGATAGATATTTACCATATAATTTATTTCTGATTAATTCATTAGCAAATGATGTAActtactaataaaataaaaaagtaagagtaaaaaaaggTTACTTTCCAAAGGAAAACATGACATTCGCTTGATTTTatcagtttaaaaaatacacatccAGTATGTTTGGTCTGGAAAATTCTATTTGTATTAATACTTTCATGCAAATAAGATTTCTCAGTATTTTTCACACCCCTgctgttaataaaaatataatcaacagaacagaacaacataaaaaattaatatttgaagCCGaattgggagagagagaaaaaaaaaaacaatccggTGAGCTTGAACTCACCTGACTTGATCTCAATGGGTGTATTGGTGTCTATTACATGCTTGGCTTTCCCAGGAGTTGGAATACGAATGGGAATGATAAATGGAGCCACAACAGAACCTGCAGTCATCCTGAAGCTTTAAGATCACTGATATCCAGAGAAAAGTTCCAGATTTATCACCCAGCCTTTAACCTagggtttaaatgtaataacagATTAACCAATGAAGTAGTATTAACCGTTCAGTGAACTACATAATCACCTCTACAAACATGGGAAGTAAATAGATCTCCACGTAGTCAGCTGGATTCATGACTATTTACTCCCATTTGACAACCTGAGTTCTTACAAGGGTCCAGAAGAATTAATTTGTAAACAACAATATAAggattggggggcacggtggcttagtggttagcacgttcgcctcacacctccagggtcggggttcgattcccgcctccaccttgtgtgtgtgtgtggagtttgcatgttctccccgtgcctcggaggtttcctccgggtactccggtttcctcccctggtccaaagacatgcatggtaggttgattggcatctctggaaaattgtccctagtgtgtgattgtgtgagtgaatgagagtgtgtgtgtgccctgcgatgggttggcactccgtccagggtgtatcctgccttgatgcccgatgacgcctgagataggcacaggctccccgtgacccgaggtagttcggataagcggtagaaaatgaatgaatgaatataaggATTACAAGGTGTTATGACAACAGTTTTCCCAGCTCGGGTTAGTGTTGATGCCCTGTGTTCTCTGGATAAACCCTGGGTCCATTAACCTCTTTGATTAGGATAAAgcaatgaatgatgaatgaatgaccaaAACATGAGCTATTACATGAACCAATCGTTACTGATATTTCAGTCTGAAACCCACATGGCTCTGTTACAGGGTTCTATTCAGGCTTGGCTTTTGCTTTGTAGTCAGTTTAAGCATTCAAACCATTTTTCTAATAACTTTTTTGCGATTCAATCGATATTTTTTTAACTATGCATGTCAACAAATGATGGCAATTTACAACAGAAGCGTTTACCTGGTATCCACTGACGCTGCACTCATCAACTCGGCTAAACAACAACAGacgctctgattggtcaaacgCATAGCCCTTAGCAACCGTCTAAGCCAACAGCAAGTTTCTATAATTTcttatgttttaatttttttttattttatttatctcaacataataataaaacatctcCCAAATGTTGAAATAGTCTCGTAGCAGTTGACACTggcttactattattattattattaataacaataataataataattattattattattgttattattattattattattattatcatagttataataataaaatcttatttcagggcaaattaaattttatttgttttcattcaaTCGCAAATTAAAATTCTATGCGGAAAAAATAAGAAGTACAAACCGCTTTCATACAGGCAATAAATGCGCCACCACTAGCATTAACCCGGAAGGACCCAAGCAACACGCTGTAAATGCGCTCTTCTTTTCCCACCCGTATTCATTTAAATCCCGCCTTCATCGATATGATTGGCTAAAATCTCATCTTGTAATACAGCTCCGAAGTATGATTGGCTACAATTCGGCTGTTCGCCTCGGGAGGTGTTGGTTTACGATAGGAAAACGGGTTGCTAAGAAAAAAACACGCTGCTATGTTGTAGTAAAATTAGTAGTTTTGCTGATACATTGCAGTTTAACGTATTTCATCTTAGTACTCGTATTAACTTTCAATAATGACAGACGTTAAGGTTAAAAAGGAGTCCGCAGATGCTGTGGATATCGAAAACAGGTAGGTTGTGTTGCTTACTAGTTATAGCTAGTGTATATTGTGGACCAGTCTGTTTAAGATCTCTTGCTTAATATATGTTCAAAGTTCAGACTATTAAGGTTATGATCGTGGATTCAGTATAAATGTTTTCCTGTATAAATGCATGGACATGTGGTGCATTATTGCTGTAATAGAGTAGGATTAATGTGTATatgatgcttgtgtgtgtgtgtgtgtgtgtgtgtgtgattgtgattaaGAATAAAGGAGCTGTGTCAGCAGTTTCCACAAGGCATCACTGATCAGGTCATCCAAAATGACATGCCTCAAGTGGAAGCTCAGCAGAGGGCCATGGCCATCAACCGTCTGCTGTCTGTGGTAAATCATCTGAAAATCACCTAACGCTTAGTCCTTACCAAGGAATACAGTGACAGCCCCAGTTGTGTGTGGTGTACCTAATAAAAAGGCCACGTCTACAGCAACATTACAGCGGTTTCTTGATCACCGTATCTGTATGACCAATGTCATGTGTAACATTCTACACTGCTATTCACACAGGGCCAGCTGGACCTCCTCAGAAACAGCAATGGCTTGTTGTACCGGTTAAAGGATATTCAGGCAGCAAGGTAAAGCCACTTCTTCACAAGATGGCACATTGTCCAGGTATGTATTTCCTATtccaatgtttgtgttttttgttataaGTAAAATGAAGGGCTCTGACAACCAGGAGAAGCTCGTTTACCAGATCATTGAGGATGCAGGGAATAAAGGTGAAGGAATGAAATATCTTCTTCTGATTTCTTTTGAATTCACTGCATGTATTATGAGcctttctgagagagagagagagagagagagagagagagagcactcgTGATAATTTCATGTCTTCTCAGGAATCTGGAGTAGAGACATCCGCTATAAAAGCAACCTCCCCCTGACAGAGATCAACAAAATCCTCAAGAACCTTGAGAGCAAAAAACTGATCAAAGCTGTCAAGTCTGTCGCAGTGAGTTGATCGAATAAGAAGTGCTGTTTTTGAGTTCCTGGATCGAAACCTGAAAGTTTTTAACTCGTAACTGTCGTGTCCAGGCCTCGAAAAAGAAGGTGTACATGCTGTACAACCTGCAACCGGACCGTTCGGTTACAGGAGGAGCTTGGTACAGCGATCAGGACTTCGAGTCTGAGTTTGTGGAAGTTCTCAACCAGCAGTGCTTCAAATTCCTGCAGAGTAAGGTCAGGAACATCACAGGCATGCTTCTTTAACTGGCCTTCGTATCTTTTTCTGTAGAACAGAAACAGGAGAAAAGGCTGCGACTTTTTGTGTGTACTCCAGGCAGAAGCAGCGAGAGACAGTAAACAGAGCCCGATGGTGCAGAGAAACAGCTCGTTCGCCACCTCATATGAAGTCTGGAAGTACATCTGCGAGCTGGGGATTAGCAAGGCACGACCATTCATGTATTAAATCTTAATTTTTACCAAATGAAAGTCATGAATATTGAAGTCACGGTAATATGTATTGTAGGTGGATCTGTCTATGGAGGACATCGAGACCATCCTGAACACACTGATCTATGACGGGAAGGTAGAAATGACCATCATCGCGGCTAAAGAGGGCACAGTAGGTTGCGTGGACGGGCAAATGAAGCTCTACAGGGGTGTGAACGCCATCATCCAGCCCACAGGCCTGGTCAAAACACCCTGCGGTCTCTGCCCGGTAAACATTGTGTAAAACTTACACCAACAAATAATCCTAGAAGCCAACGTGGTTTCCAGGAAGTACAGGCTACAATCATACACTTAATGCATCAGAAAAGGGATTTTCACCAGCTAGAGGTGACGATATTTatgatttaacatttacagcctTTAATTCCTTAATATACGACCATACGGGagcttgaataaaaataaataaataaaaacatttactagGAAGTTTGCCAAattcactgaaggggaaaggacgCCGGACGTCTGTTATCATTTGAGCCAATAGAAAACAAGTGGGGCTGTGGACTTTTTACTTGCTTAAAGAAAGACAGCTGCTCATTACTAAATACCAGTTTCTCTGGACCTTTGCGTCAGTGTTTCACTATAACGATACCTGCTGcacaaaaatattggcacccctgtgAAACGAGATCTAGCCTGTAAGCTTCTTGACCACCAACATACAATACATAAAGCTTGCTTAAATTATTTGTCTGAAATGTGAACGTAGAATTCTGaaatgcctgttttttttccaggtgtTCCACGACTGCCAGGAAGGCGGAGAAATCTCCCCATCCACTTGCGTGTACATGGGAGAGTGGCTAGACTTTTGACCTTTTGTTGGATTgtatggggtttttttttctctgtggaGAAAGTGCTGTATACTTTTTTTGCAACGATTTGATGCaacaaattatttgtttatttatatagagtatttgaaatgaaagtgcaagaagaagaagaaaccgtGGAAACTATCCTGGACTCTGATGTCAGTGTTCCTTTCTGTTCCTTttctcctttaaaaaaaatatacttatgCACATGATAAAGCATTACACGAGAAACTAGGCTGATTTACATGTTGTAAACGAGTAACATGTTCCCTCTGGATCAGTGCTCATTCAATAGTGTCCAAAATCCAtcttatagaaaaaaaatgttgtttttagaAAAGATCACAAAGTGAACACGGTATAAACTGTAAAGTTATTGGATTTCTGGTAATAAAGACTGGGATGAAAACAAACCCTGACTTTGTATTCCGTAATCAATCATCCACAACTGGAAAATGTTATCATGCAACTTACTGAATAAGCATTGGGTCAAATGTTTATCATCATCAATTCCCTGAAGCTTTTTCTGCTAGCAACAGTCTGAGGTCAGTGGAGACGTCTTTATCCCCACATGCAGATGCCAGCTCCTCCGGTGGCATCACCACATGTTCCTGAGCCAGCTGTGCACCTGCCCTGTGACCCTGTTCAACATTTTATAGGCCACTATTACATGAAACTTGAAAAGAATTGGATGATTTTGATCATATTTACATGACtagtataaatgttataaaaacatgcaaaacatttCTTGGTAAAGGTACAAACGTGACAATTTGAGCATAACATCTCAGCATAAAAGAAATCACGTGCACAGATACTAAGGTGCTCACGTCATTTGTGTTCATGCCAATTAAAGATGCTCGTGTTTACCTGTAGGTGCCATTTCCCGCCTTTCAGcatccctctctgtgtgtccaTGGAAACCAGTGCGCGGGTGCTTAGCAACGCGTAAAgtaagaggaggaggatgaggaggagaaggagcGTAGATTAGTGACGAGGCGCGCAGGCCGTACCAGGAGACATCACACTTGCTCACGGAATCGTTCAAATAATTTCCACAATCCACGGAAGGACATCATAAAGAGATCATAAAGCAACGCACACAGGATTTTcccttttgtgtttaaaatctaAACGCGGTTCGGATAGAGTCGTTTAGTTGAGACGTTGCAGAGACCTGCGTCACGGGGAGATTTCGGTAATTGTTGAGATGAAATTTGTTGCGATCGTGGCGGGGGCCGGAGCTCTCGCGTTTCTCGGTGCGCTCGTGTGCATCGTGGCGAGCGTGTACTCGCGCGCCCCGGCCGCCGCCCTGCAGCCTCCCGCGGCCGCCAACGGCACCGCGTCCCCGGTTCCCAGCGGCTCTCTGGGAGCGCTGTGGGGTGCAGACACCAGCGAGAGGAAGACTCTGGAGGGGGCAGGAACGGGCCGCGAGACGCCGCTCTTGGGCGAGCTGAGCACCGGCGGCAGTCCGCAG includes the following:
- the polr3f gene encoding DNA-directed RNA polymerase III subunit RPC6; this translates as MTDVKVKKESADAVDIENRIKELCQQFPQGITDQVIQNDMPQVEAQQRAMAINRLLSVGQLDLLRNSNGLLYRLKDIQAASKMKGSDNQEKLVYQIIEDAGNKGIWSRDIRYKSNLPLTEINKILKNLESKKLIKAVKSVAASKKKVYMLYNLQPDRSVTGGAWYSDQDFESEFVEVLNQQCFKFLQSKAEAARDSKQSPMVQRNSSFATSYEVWKYICELGISKVDLSMEDIETILNTLIYDGKVEMTIIAAKEGTVGCVDGQMKLYRGVNAIIQPTGLVKTPCGLCPVFHDCQEGGEISPSTCVYMGEWLDF